Proteins encoded by one window of Acidobacteriota bacterium:
- a CDS encoding FIST N-terminal domain-containing protein, with protein MQSLVIALEPDRPLADQLAEIECAQPDLVLAWLPPGDGLQDALEALANRWPESPVCGSEAVRQFVDGHTCRDGVLLLLELENPASRVTVEVFDEATGAAEFGHRLADGSQHHQSGLILVDGLRFSLTRALDALQSSLDGGSCRTVMAGGRASQGARFEGPGARVFSSRRILPAGALAVWFDGIEASLEVFAEWQPAGPFYTVTAADGSTLYEIDGEPATTWFRRFFEVEGELAPLPFSALRFPLILEGADEDRRGLFRTLRAFDDPPGCVTFWGDFRIGERIRFGIPSDKSLLQAGYRRALASSFRSEVGLLFSCYGREVLLGERAEEEPADLHRALGGAPLAGLSTFGEIGPSRSGSIALYNQTAILLRLRELPR; from the coding sequence ATGCAGAGCCTCGTCATAGCCCTCGAGCCGGATCGCCCGCTGGCCGACCAACTGGCTGAGATCGAGTGCGCGCAGCCCGATCTGGTTCTCGCCTGGCTGCCTCCCGGCGACGGCCTGCAGGATGCCCTCGAAGCCCTCGCCAACCGCTGGCCCGAAAGTCCCGTCTGCGGCAGCGAAGCCGTCCGTCAGTTCGTCGACGGCCACACCTGCCGTGACGGCGTCCTGCTGCTCCTCGAGCTCGAGAACCCCGCGAGCCGGGTCACGGTGGAGGTGTTCGACGAGGCCACCGGCGCCGCCGAGTTCGGCCATCGCCTCGCCGACGGCTCCCAGCACCACCAGAGCGGCCTGATCCTGGTCGACGGCCTGCGCTTCTCCCTCACCCGGGCCCTCGACGCCCTGCAGTCGAGCCTCGACGGCGGCTCCTGCCGTACCGTGATGGCCGGCGGCAGAGCATCCCAGGGAGCCCGCTTCGAAGGTCCTGGGGCGCGCGTCTTCTCGAGCCGCCGAATCCTTCCCGCCGGCGCCCTCGCGGTGTGGTTCGACGGCATCGAGGCGTCCCTCGAAGTCTTCGCCGAGTGGCAGCCGGCAGGGCCCTTCTACACCGTCACGGCGGCCGACGGCAGCACCCTCTACGAGATCGACGGCGAGCCCGCCACCACCTGGTTTCGGCGCTTCTTCGAGGTCGAGGGAGAGCTCGCCCCGCTGCCCTTCTCGGCGCTGCGGTTCCCGCTCATTCTGGAGGGCGCCGACGAGGATCGCCGCGGCCTCTTCCGCACCTTGCGAGCCTTCGACGATCCCCCCGGCTGCGTCACCTTTTGGGGTGACTTTCGCATCGGCGAGCGAATTCGCTTCGGCATCCCGAGCGACAAGTCTCTGCTCCAGGCCGGCTACCGCCGCGCCCTCGCCTCCTCCTTCCGCAGCGAGGTCGGTCTGCTGTTCTCCTGCTACGGCCGCGAGGTGCTCCTCGGCGAGCGCGCCGAGGAAGAGCCGGCCGATCTCCACCGCGCCCTCGGCGGCGCCCCGCTGGCCGGCCTCTCGACCTTCGGCGAGATCGGACCCAGCCGTTCCGGGTCGATTGCCCTCTACAACCAGACAGCGATTCTGCTGCGCCTCCGGGAGCTGCCGCGATGA
- a CDS encoding sigma-70 family RNA polymerase sigma factor, whose product MREVDEGRLARQLASGDRSAADRLVECTYRRIFGYLSRLCGGDVERAADLTQETYRKAWAALDGFDGRSKLSTWLYSIAYRTFLNHRRRPFRLVGVDELEAVSTQPLPDELVGRASQDHALRRAVLELPESLRFTVTAHYWGELPVKEIARQEEVTPVAIRKRLKKAFALLAGALAKEAS is encoded by the coding sequence ATGCGCGAGGTCGACGAAGGACGCCTGGCCCGACAGCTGGCCAGCGGCGACCGATCTGCGGCGGATCGGTTGGTGGAGTGCACTTACCGCCGCATCTTCGGCTACCTCAGCCGTCTCTGTGGCGGCGACGTCGAGCGCGCTGCCGACCTCACCCAGGAAACCTACCGCAAGGCATGGGCCGCCCTCGACGGCTTCGACGGCCGGTCGAAGCTCTCCACCTGGCTCTACAGCATCGCCTACCGCACTTTCTTGAACCACCGGAGAAGGCCCTTCCGATTGGTTGGGGTCGACGAGCTGGAAGCGGTTTCGACCCAGCCCTTGCCAGACGAGCTGGTGGGCCGGGCGAGCCAGGACCACGCGCTGCGCCGAGCCGTTCTCGAGCTGCCGGAATCGCTGCGTTTCACGGTGACGGCGCACTATTGGGGCGAGCTGCCGGTCAAGGAGATCGCGCGCCAGGAAGAGGTGACCCCGGTCGCCATTCGGAAACGACTGAAAAAGGCTTTCGCCCTGCTCGCCGGGGCGCTCGCCAAGGAGGCGTCATGA
- a CDS encoding TlpA disulfide reductase family protein, whose product MRLSHALLVALALVLAACAAPEPEPPFLEGAIELGSPLPPFELDSLDDGKFALAEAQGKVTLLEFWATWCVPCHKQAEILAPLYREIDPDQVQFLAIAIGEDESTVREFVSRKPFDYPVLLDPVEELAFELGVVALPTLLIADAEGRVTYFRPGVMEADEIRDLLDEAVSGEIPAG is encoded by the coding sequence ATGCGCCTTTCCCACGCACTCCTCGTCGCCCTCGCCCTCGTCCTCGCCGCCTGTGCCGCTCCCGAGCCGGAGCCGCCGTTCCTCGAGGGCGCCATCGAGCTCGGCAGCCCGCTGCCGCCCTTCGAGCTGGACAGCCTCGACGACGGAAAGTTCGCCCTCGCCGAGGCGCAGGGCAAGGTCACTTTGCTCGAGTTCTGGGCCACCTGGTGCGTGCCCTGCCACAAGCAGGCCGAGATCCTGGCGCCGCTGTACCGGGAGATCGATCCCGATCAGGTGCAGTTCCTCGCCATCGCCATCGGCGAGGACGAGTCGACGGTGCGGGAGTTCGTCAGCCGCAAGCCCTTCGATTACCCGGTGTTGCTCGATCCCGTCGAAGAGCTCGCCTTCGAGCTCGGCGTGGTGGCGCTGCCGACGTTGTTGATCGCCGACGCCGAGGGCCGGGTGACCTACTTTCGCCCGGGCGTGATGGAGGCGGACGAGATCCGCGACCTGCTCGACGAGGCCGTCAGCGGCGAGATCCCGGCGGGCTGA
- a CDS encoding methylmalonyl-CoA mutase family protein, which produces MGSPSKSAEERRTTSDITVEPSYGSATEGGEAPGRFPFTRGLYPEMYRKRLWTMRQYAGYASADESNARYRYLLAQGTTGLSVAFDLPTQIGYDSDEAIARGEVGRVGVAIDSIDDMRRLFDQIPLDQVTTSMTINSTAAILLALYLAVAEEQGVSWEQVGGTVQNDILKEYAARGTYIYPPGPSLRLVTDIIAFCADRVPRWNTISVSGYHIREAGSTAVQEVAFTLANGLCYLEAAIERGLDIDAFAPRVSFFFNAHNNFLEEVAKFRAARRLWARLVKERFAPRNERSLWLRFHTQTAGSTLTAQQPQNNVVRVALQALAAVCGGTQSLHTNALDEALGLPTQQAAQIALRTQQVIAHESGVAEVADPLGGSHVVEAWTDEIEARALQYIAKIDELGGARAAIEQGFQQGEIADAAYAHQRALEDEKTRVVGVNAHRVEEEEPTDILEIDPRLEVEQVERLRAFKEQRDAGAVDRARHGLRQAAGEDHNLMPPILTAVRAGVTLGEISHTLREVFGEHRDTGFD; this is translated from the coding sequence ATGGGGAGCCCATCGAAGAGCGCCGAAGAGCGCCGTACGACATCCGACATCACGGTCGAGCCGAGCTACGGCTCGGCGACCGAAGGAGGTGAGGCACCGGGACGCTTTCCCTTCACCCGCGGCCTCTATCCGGAGATGTACCGCAAGCGTCTCTGGACCATGCGGCAGTATGCCGGCTACGCCAGTGCCGACGAGTCGAACGCCCGCTACCGCTACCTGCTGGCCCAGGGCACCACGGGCCTGTCGGTGGCCTTCGACCTGCCCACCCAGATCGGCTACGACTCGGACGAGGCCATCGCCCGCGGCGAGGTCGGCCGAGTGGGCGTCGCCATCGACTCGATCGACGACATGCGGCGCCTGTTCGACCAGATCCCGCTGGATCAGGTCACCACCTCGATGACGATCAACTCGACGGCGGCCATCCTGCTCGCCCTCTACCTGGCGGTGGCGGAAGAGCAGGGCGTCTCCTGGGAGCAGGTCGGCGGCACGGTTCAGAACGACATCCTCAAGGAGTATGCCGCCCGCGGCACCTACATCTACCCGCCCGGTCCCTCCCTCCGGCTGGTCACCGACATCATCGCCTTCTGTGCCGACCGGGTACCGCGCTGGAACACCATCTCGGTTTCCGGCTACCACATCCGGGAAGCCGGCTCGACCGCCGTCCAGGAGGTCGCCTTCACCCTCGCCAACGGCCTCTGCTACCTCGAGGCGGCGATCGAGCGCGGTCTCGACATCGACGCCTTCGCGCCGCGGGTTTCCTTCTTCTTCAATGCCCACAACAACTTCCTCGAAGAGGTGGCGAAATTTCGCGCCGCGCGGCGCCTGTGGGCCCGGCTGGTCAAGGAGCGCTTCGCGCCGCGCAACGAGCGCTCCCTCTGGCTGCGCTTCCACACCCAGACGGCGGGCTCGACGCTGACCGCCCAGCAGCCCCAGAACAACGTCGTGCGGGTGGCGCTGCAGGCGCTGGCGGCGGTCTGCGGCGGCACCCAGTCGCTGCACACCAACGCCCTCGACGAAGCCCTCGGCCTACCCACCCAGCAAGCCGCCCAGATCGCCCTCCGCACCCAGCAGGTGATCGCCCACGAGAGCGGCGTCGCCGAGGTCGCCGACCCCCTCGGCGGCTCCCACGTGGTCGAAGCCTGGACCGACGAGATCGAGGCCCGCGCACTCCAGTACATCGCCAAGATCGACGAGCTCGGCGGCGCCCGCGCCGCCATCGAGCAGGGCTTCCAACAGGGCGAGATCGCCGACGCCGCCTACGCTCACCAACGCGCCCTGGAGGACGAGAAGACGCGCGTCGTGGGGGTCAACGCCCACCGCGTCGAGGAAGAGGAGCCCACCGACATCCTGGAGATCGATCCCCGCCTCGAGGTCGAGCAGGTCGAGCGCCTGCGCGCCTTCAAAGAGCAGCGCGACGCCGGCGCCGTCGACCGAGCGCGCCACGGTTTGCGGCAGGCGGCCGGCGAAGATCACAACCTGATGCCTCCGATCCTGACGGCGGTGCGCGCCGGCGTCACTCTCGGCGAGATCTCCCACACGCTGCGCGAAGTCTTCGGCGAGCATCGCGACACCGGCTTCGACTAG
- a CDS encoding class I SAM-dependent RNA methyltransferase: MKDRKNLTARLAELDEVEVTVEKLIAGGEGLARFEGIPLFIPRAAPGDRLRARLVQRRSGFGRAEIVEVIEPGPDRRHPPCSHFAECGGCDLQHLEDRAQVRHKSLAVAETLRHLSGLDLPVPEILAGDAWGYRSRTQLHTRITGDERPEVGYYARGSQVLVPVEQCPVLAPPLEGWLAKLPAHLEVGAPKRVDLVCGDGGRVSTAPPVEGLPQGALRVTVRALGRRFGYEFDARCFFQGHRGLVGALIDRVVGPWRGQEAFDLYAGVGLFAVPLGQRYRRVTAVEGDRVAVRYARRNLRANGVADARVHAQALETWIGHLADRPDRVVVDPPRQGLAARVRQVLLHSRPRRLTYVSCHPATFARDLKALAVAYRIESLVLVDLFPQTGHMEVVAQLVLADDALDPVNSPASGKPN, translated from the coding sequence GTGAAGGATCGCAAGAACCTGACGGCGCGCTTAGCCGAGCTCGACGAGGTCGAGGTGACGGTGGAAAAGCTGATCGCCGGCGGCGAGGGCCTGGCGCGCTTCGAGGGCATCCCGCTGTTCATCCCGCGGGCGGCGCCGGGCGATCGCCTGCGCGCTCGCCTGGTGCAGCGGCGCTCCGGTTTCGGGCGCGCCGAGATCGTCGAAGTGATCGAGCCCGGTCCGGATCGGCGCCACCCGCCCTGCTCCCATTTCGCCGAGTGTGGCGGCTGCGATTTGCAGCATCTCGAGGATCGCGCCCAGGTGCGTCACAAGTCCCTGGCGGTGGCCGAAACCCTGCGCCACCTCTCCGGTCTCGATTTGCCGGTGCCGGAGATCCTCGCCGGCGATGCCTGGGGCTATCGTTCGCGCACCCAGCTCCACACCCGCATCACCGGGGACGAGCGGCCCGAGGTCGGCTATTACGCCCGCGGTAGCCAGGTCTTGGTGCCGGTCGAGCAGTGTCCGGTGTTGGCGCCGCCGCTCGAGGGTTGGTTGGCGAAGCTGCCGGCCCACCTCGAGGTCGGAGCACCGAAGCGCGTCGACCTCGTCTGTGGCGATGGCGGCCGGGTGTCGACGGCGCCGCCGGTCGAGGGGCTACCGCAGGGGGCTCTGCGGGTGACCGTCCGCGCTCTCGGCCGGCGGTTCGGGTACGAGTTCGATGCGCGCTGCTTCTTCCAGGGGCATCGTGGCCTGGTCGGAGCGCTGATCGATCGCGTGGTCGGTCCGTGGCGAGGGCAAGAAGCCTTCGATCTCTACGCCGGCGTCGGCCTGTTCGCGGTTCCCCTCGGCCAGCGCTATCGTCGCGTCACCGCCGTCGAGGGCGATCGGGTCGCGGTGCGCTATGCGCGTCGCAACCTGCGCGCCAACGGTGTCGCCGACGCCCGGGTCCATGCCCAGGCCCTCGAGACCTGGATCGGCCATCTGGCGGACCGGCCGGACCGCGTCGTCGTCGACCCCCCTCGCCAAGGTCTGGCGGCGCGGGTGCGTCAAGTGCTGCTCCACTCTCGACCGCGGCGGCTGACCTACGTCTCCTGCCATCCGGCGACCTTCGCCCGCGACCTCAAGGCGCTGGCGGTGGCCTATCGCATCGAATCTCTGGTCTTGGTCGACCTCTTTCCCCAGACCGGCCACATGGAGGTGGTGGCGCAGCTCGTGCTGGCCGACGACGCCCTGGACCCGGTCAATTCACCTGCGTCGGGGAAGCCCAACTGA
- a CDS encoding vitamin B12-dependent ribonucleotide reductase yields the protein MATEPTIQSHNPSNRSGSLGDEAPRAASPGLVFERKFTEPGVDPFDAVEWERRDALIANEKGESVFEQKDVEVPKFWSQTATNVVVSKYFRGQLDTPQRESSVRQMISRVVDTMTDWGRHGGYFASQVDAETFHAELKHILLNQFACFNSPVWFNVGIEELPQCSACFINSVEDTMESILGLARTEGMLFKFGSGTGSNLSSLRSSKEHLAGGGTASGPVSFMKGFDAFAGVIKSGGKTRRAAKMVILDVDHPDIVEFVQCKEIEEKKAWALIESGYDGAFNVPGGAYDSISYQNANHSVRVSDDFMKAVEADNEWQTRAVTDGQPMDSYRARDLMDMISEAAWVCGDPGMQYDTTINDWHTCANTDRIYSSNPCSEYMFLNDTACNLASLNLLKFYDEDEGFDTDSFRHTCEVVISAMEIIVDNASYPTPKIAENSHLYRPLGIGFANLGALLMARGLPYDSDAGRDYAGAITALMSGSAYAQSGRIAAVKGPFAGFEINRAPMMRVMRKHRDALKDIDVAHVPMDLLQAAKASWDTTIELGDADGLRNSQISVLAPTGTIAFMMDCDTTGVEPDIALVKYRKLVGGGMIKIVNNTVPKALKRLGYDKEDIRSIVEYIDENDTIEGAEALKDEHLSVFDCAFKAANGQRSIHYMGHVRMLAATQPFISGAISKTVNLPEESTPEDLQDAYLESWRLGLKAVAIYRDGSKRSQPLSTKQDEVETSDATAPSVRRRKLPDERRAITHKFRVGAHEGYITVGLYENGMPGEIFLTMAKEGSTISGLMDAFATAISIALQYGVPLQTLVDKFSHTRFEPSGFTRNPEIPIAKSVTDYIFRWLASKFLARDEKVAAGVVLREEEASLSNEASAALDAVEKAEPSRQLAETVADTAAATTSNAKVTFLYQQDAPPCHSCGAIMVRNGSCYKCNNCGSTSGCS from the coding sequence ATGGCGACCGAACCGACCATCCAGTCGCATAACCCGAGCAATCGGTCGGGATCCCTGGGAGACGAAGCGCCGCGCGCCGCCTCCCCCGGGCTCGTGTTCGAGCGGAAGTTCACGGAGCCCGGCGTCGACCCCTTCGACGCGGTCGAATGGGAACGGCGTGATGCCCTGATTGCCAACGAAAAGGGTGAGTCGGTATTCGAGCAGAAGGATGTCGAGGTCCCGAAGTTCTGGTCCCAGACGGCGACCAACGTGGTGGTCAGCAAGTACTTCCGGGGGCAGCTCGACACGCCCCAGCGGGAGTCGAGCGTGCGCCAGATGATCAGCCGCGTGGTCGACACGATGACCGACTGGGGACGCCATGGGGGGTACTTCGCCAGTCAGGTCGATGCCGAGACCTTCCATGCCGAGCTCAAGCACATCCTGCTCAATCAGTTCGCCTGCTTCAACTCGCCGGTGTGGTTCAACGTCGGCATCGAGGAGCTGCCGCAGTGCTCGGCCTGCTTCATCAACTCGGTGGAAGACACCATGGAGTCGATCCTCGGCCTCGCCCGCACCGAGGGCATGCTGTTCAAGTTCGGCTCCGGCACCGGTTCCAACCTGTCGTCCCTGCGCTCCTCGAAGGAGCATCTCGCCGGCGGCGGCACGGCCTCCGGCCCGGTCTCCTTCATGAAGGGCTTCGACGCCTTCGCCGGCGTCATCAAGAGCGGCGGCAAGACGCGTCGCGCCGCCAAGATGGTGATCCTCGACGTCGACCATCCGGACATCGTCGAGTTCGTGCAGTGCAAGGAGATCGAGGAGAAGAAGGCTTGGGCCCTGATCGAGTCCGGCTACGACGGTGCCTTCAACGTTCCGGGCGGCGCCTACGACTCGATCTCGTATCAGAACGCCAACCACTCGGTGCGGGTCTCGGACGACTTCATGAAGGCGGTCGAAGCGGACAACGAGTGGCAGACCCGGGCGGTCACCGACGGCCAGCCGATGGACTCCTACCGCGCTCGCGATCTGATGGACATGATCTCCGAGGCGGCCTGGGTGTGCGGCGATCCGGGTATGCAGTACGACACCACGATCAACGACTGGCACACCTGCGCCAACACCGATCGCATCTACTCGAGCAATCCCTGCAGCGAGTACATGTTTCTCAACGACACCGCCTGCAACCTGGCGTCCCTCAACCTGCTGAAGTTCTATGACGAGGACGAGGGCTTCGACACGGATAGCTTCCGCCACACCTGCGAGGTGGTGATCTCGGCGATGGAGATCATCGTCGACAACGCCAGCTACCCGACGCCGAAGATCGCCGAGAACTCCCATCTCTACCGTCCCCTCGGCATCGGCTTCGCCAACCTCGGCGCGCTGCTGATGGCCCGTGGCCTGCCCTACGATTCGGATGCCGGTCGCGACTACGCCGGCGCCATCACCGCCCTGATGTCCGGTTCGGCCTACGCCCAGTCCGGCCGCATCGCCGCCGTCAAGGGGCCCTTCGCCGGCTTCGAAATCAACCGCGCGCCGATGATGCGGGTGATGCGCAAGCACCGCGATGCCCTCAAGGACATCGACGTCGCCCACGTGCCGATGGACCTGCTGCAGGCCGCCAAGGCTTCCTGGGACACCACCATCGAGCTCGGCGACGCCGACGGTCTGCGCAACAGCCAGATCTCGGTGCTGGCGCCGACCGGCACCATCGCCTTCATGATGGATTGCGACACCACCGGCGTCGAGCCCGACATCGCCCTGGTCAAGTACCGCAAGCTGGTCGGCGGCGGCATGATCAAGATCGTCAACAACACCGTGCCCAAGGCCCTCAAGCGCCTGGGCTACGACAAGGAAGACATTCGTTCGATCGTCGAGTACATCGACGAGAACGACACCATCGAAGGTGCCGAGGCGCTCAAGGACGAGCACCTGTCGGTGTTCGACTGCGCCTTCAAGGCGGCCAACGGCCAGCGGTCGATTCACTACATGGGGCACGTCCGCATGCTGGCGGCGACCCAGCCCTTCATCTCCGGCGCGATCAGCAAGACGGTCAACCTGCCGGAGGAGTCGACGCCGGAAGATCTCCAGGACGCTTACCTCGAGAGCTGGCGCCTGGGGCTGAAGGCGGTGGCCATTTACCGCGATGGCAGCAAGCGCAGCCAGCCGCTCTCGACCAAGCAGGACGAGGTCGAGACGAGCGATGCGACGGCGCCGTCGGTGCGGCGGCGCAAGCTGCCGGACGAGCGGCGGGCGATCACCCACAAGTTCCGGGTCGGAGCCCACGAGGGGTACATCACCGTCGGTCTCTACGAGAACGGCATGCCGGGCGAGATCTTCCTCACCATGGCGAAGGAAGGGTCGACCATCTCGGGTTTGATGGACGCCTTCGCCACCGCCATCTCGATCGCCCTGCAGTACGGCGTGCCGCTGCAGACCCTGGTCGACAAGTTCAGCCACACGCGCTTCGAGCCGTCCGGCTTCACCCGCAACCCGGAGATCCCGATCGCCAAGTCGGTGACCGACTACATCTTCCGTTGGCTGGCGTCGAAGTTCCTGGCGCGCGACGAGAAGGTGGCGGCCGGGGTGGTTCTGCGGGAAGAGGAGGCGTCGCTCAGCAACGAGGCGTCGGCGGCCCTCGACGCGGTGGAGAAGGCCGAACCGTCGCGCCAGCTCGCCGAGACGGTGGCTGACACCGCGGCGGCGACCACCAGTAACGCCAAGGTGACCTTCCTCTACCAGCAGGACGCGCCGCCGTGTCACTCCTGCGGCGCGATCATGGTGCGCAACGGCAGTTGCTACAAGTGCAACAACTGCGGCTCCACCAGCGGTTGCAGCTAG
- a CDS encoding MBL fold metallo-hydrolase: protein MPRDIPHRLELEGLCVEGWSRAGEATWLRVQPPGVAFDVGRGAVELSGVRDVFLSHVHLDHVLGLPFLLSRHARDGAETTRVYCPAAAVEDLRRFVAAAERLDGHAFRYELRGLEAGDGVTLTRRYRVEAFATDHVLPSLGYHLVEKRHRLAEELRGRAPAELAELRRQGIEIEEAFELDRFSYCGDTSVAVFESEPRLLRTRALAIECTYLGSDRRAEAARYKHLAFEDLEAWADRLENEDLILHHLSRRHRLADLAHRVRQSFGERPIRVHWIPDQE, encoded by the coding sequence ATGCCGAGAGACATCCCGCATCGTCTCGAGCTCGAGGGACTGTGCGTCGAAGGCTGGTCGCGCGCCGGGGAAGCGACCTGGCTGCGGGTTCAGCCTCCCGGCGTGGCCTTCGATGTCGGCCGGGGAGCCGTCGAGCTTTCCGGGGTGCGCGACGTCTTTCTCAGCCATGTGCACCTCGATCACGTGCTCGGCCTGCCTTTCCTGTTGTCGCGTCACGCCCGAGACGGCGCTGAGACGACGCGGGTCTACTGTCCGGCGGCGGCGGTCGAGGACCTACGGCGCTTCGTGGCGGCGGCGGAACGGCTCGATGGTCACGCCTTCCGCTACGAGTTGCGGGGACTCGAGGCGGGTGATGGGGTTACCCTGACCCGGCGGTACCGGGTCGAGGCCTTTGCCACCGACCACGTCTTGCCGAGCCTCGGGTACCACCTGGTGGAGAAGCGCCACCGCCTGGCCGAAGAGCTGCGCGGTCGCGCCCCGGCGGAGCTGGCGGAGCTGCGCCGTCAGGGGATCGAGATCGAGGAGGCGTTCGAGCTCGATCGTTTCTCCTATTGCGGCGATACCAGCGTGGCGGTGTTCGAGTCCGAGCCGCGTTTGCTGAGGACTCGAGCCCTCGCCATCGAGTGCACCTATTTGGGGAGCGACCGGCGGGCCGAAGCGGCGCGCTACAAGCACCTCGCCTTCGAGGATCTCGAGGCGTGGGCCGATCGGCTCGAGAACGAGGATCTGATCCTCCATCACCTCAGTCGCCGGCATCGTCTGGCCGATCTCGCCCACCGGGTGCGGCAGAGCTTCGGCGAACGGCCGATTCGGGTTCATTGGATTCCGGATCAAGAATGA
- a CDS encoding VWA domain-containing protein: MMLRRAAILTLTTLLAATSLAAQEGEFSSEISVNLVLVPVVVRDSRGGFVSGLEADDFRLTVDGKPVEIETFDAGADAPMSLVFLQDLSGSMGNGGKLEASQRTLTYFLARAQEGDELALASFASGRLGIDIPFTHDLSVFREAMALWKPYGTTALHDAVAWIPEISDDGRHPKRAVVLVTDGVDNASTLTPALARNMVQKARLPVYILGLGEGSPTAEGTFAPLLQRLARATGGRFFSATSPSDISRASVTVIGELRSQFVLGFHATSSGPRAYRPIRVEAKKRSYRVTHRQGYRGGPPAP; this comes from the coding sequence ATGATGCTGCGACGCGCCGCGATCCTCACCCTGACGACCCTCCTCGCCGCCACTTCCCTGGCAGCCCAGGAGGGTGAGTTCTCGTCCGAGATCTCGGTCAATCTGGTGCTGGTGCCGGTGGTGGTGCGGGACAGCCGGGGAGGGTTCGTCAGCGGCCTCGAAGCCGACGATTTCCGCCTCACCGTCGACGGCAAACCGGTCGAGATCGAGACCTTCGACGCCGGTGCCGACGCTCCGATGAGCCTGGTCTTCCTGCAGGACCTGTCGGGCAGCATGGGCAACGGCGGCAAGCTCGAGGCCAGTCAGCGCACCCTCACCTACTTCCTCGCCCGCGCCCAGGAAGGCGACGAGCTAGCCCTCGCCAGCTTCGCCAGCGGCCGTTTGGGGATCGACATTCCGTTCACCCACGACCTCTCCGTCTTCCGCGAGGCGATGGCCCTGTGGAAGCCCTACGGCACCACGGCGCTGCACGATGCGGTCGCCTGGATCCCGGAGATCAGCGATGACGGCCGCCACCCCAAACGCGCCGTGGTCCTGGTCACAGACGGCGTCGACAACGCCAGCACCCTGACGCCGGCGCTGGCCCGCAACATGGTTCAGAAGGCCCGCCTGCCGGTCTACATTCTCGGGCTCGGCGAGGGCTCGCCGACCGCCGAGGGGACCTTCGCTCCGCTTCTCCAGCGGCTCGCCCGGGCCACCGGTGGGCGCTTCTTCTCGGCCACCTCGCCGAGCGACATCTCGCGCGCCTCGGTGACCGTCATCGGCGAGCTGCGCAGCCAGTTCGTGCTCGGCTTCCATGCCACCAGCAGTGGGCCGCGGGCCTACCGGCCGATCCGCGTCGAGGCCAAGAAGCGAAGCTACCGGGTGACCCACCGCCAGGGCTACCGGGGAGGACCTCCGGCACCTTGA
- a CDS encoding OmpA family protein yields MRKLMTITLLLAVAATGCATKKYVRDQVSEGTDPLATRIDGVEGQVEANQTEIGELESGQEAMQGELTGVSKTAQEALTRANDAGKLAEGKFLFETVLADDKVRFGFESSKLSDEAKAAIDEFAAQLKSQNKNVFIEIQGHTDSTGNEAYNEKLGLERANAVRQHLSKAHGIALHRMNVISYGEAEPVADNGDRDGRAQNRRVTLVVLQ; encoded by the coding sequence ATGCGAAAGCTGATGACGATTACGCTGCTCCTGGCCGTTGCGGCCACCGGCTGTGCCACCAAAAAGTACGTTCGCGACCAGGTTTCCGAGGGCACCGACCCGCTGGCGACGCGCATCGACGGCGTCGAAGGACAGGTCGAAGCCAACCAGACCGAGATCGGTGAGCTCGAGAGCGGGCAGGAAGCCATGCAGGGCGAGCTGACGGGCGTGTCGAAGACCGCCCAGGAGGCCCTCACCCGGGCCAATGACGCTGGCAAGCTGGCCGAGGGCAAGTTCCTTTTCGAGACCGTGCTGGCGGACGACAAGGTGCGCTTCGGCTTCGAGAGCTCGAAGCTCTCCGACGAAGCCAAAGCGGCCATCGACGAGTTTGCCGCCCAGCTCAAGAGCCAGAACAAGAATGTCTTCATCGAGATCCAGGGTCATACCGACTCGACCGGTAACGAGGCCTACAACGAGAAGCTCGGCCTCGAGCGCGCCAACGCCGTGCGCCAGCACCTCAGCAAGGCCCACGGCATCGCCCTCCACCGGATGAACGTCATTTCCTACGGCGAGGCGGAGCCGGTGGCCGACAACGGCGACCGCGACGGTCGCGCCCAGAACCGCCGCGTCACCCTGGTGGTTCTGCAGTAG